The window ATACGGAAAATTAACTTGTGCCCAACCTGTTAAACCTGGTCTTATTACATTTCTAATAGAATAAAAAGGAATTTTTTCTTCTAAACTACTAATAAAAAAAGATTGCTCTGGTCTTGGGCCAATTAAGCTCATATCTCCCTTTAAAATATTGTAAAATTGTGGAACTTCATCTATTCTGGTTTTTCTTAAAAATCGTCCAAAAGATGTTATTCTATGATCATTTTTTGTTGCCCAAACGGGTCCATCATTTATTGTAGGAACCATAGTTCTTAATTTCAAAATCTCAAAAGGTTTACCACCTTTTCCAACTCTTTCTTGAGTATAAAAAAAAGCGCCTCTATTTCCAATAAGATTCCCAATAAATATTATTGGAATTAATATTATAAAAAAAACAATACCAATTGAAGAAAAAAGAATATCTAATGCTCTATGAAAAAAAAGATACAATCTATTATCGCTATTAGTACTAAAGTTAATGTATTTATAAAAATCATTTGTTAAATACTCTTTTGGAACTGAAAAGGTTATTTCTTCATAAAAACTTTCAAAACTCTTAATATTTACGGCTTCTTCAAAAAGGTGAATTAGTTGTAATTTTAATTGATTTGTTATTTCTTCAGAAAAACCTTTGGTAGAAATTATCATTTCATTTACAGATTTTTCAATTAAAATATTTTCTAAAACTATATCGTTTATATTAATATAATTATCAAAGCCTTCTATTTTTTTATCAGAAATATAAGCAGCAATTTTATGAAATCCTTTGTTCTTAGTTGTTTTCAAAAGATATTCCATTTTTGAAGAATGACC of the Tenacibaculum todarodis genome contains:
- a CDS encoding exopolysaccharide biosynthesis polyprenyl glycosylphosphotransferase; translated protein: MRKNNNYLDISERKILLRIVDVFVLISGLFLGFHFFKTEYIYFNSEEVTKWLLILVIYFLLFGEIFQLYNLNISNNKFQTVRSVIIATLSTTLFYILTPYITPSLPVNRLQILYFFFLITIPLVIWRLLYATLFFSKTLYKSIVLVGHSSKMEYLLKTTKNKGFHKIAAYISDKKIEGFDNYININDIVLENILIEKSVNEMIISTKGFSEEITNQLKLQLIHLFEEAVNIKSFESFYEEITFSVPKEYLTNDFYKYINFSTNSDNRLYLFFHRALDILFSSIGIVFFIILIPIIFIGNLIGNRGAFFYTQERVGKGGKPFEILKLRTMVPTINDGPVWATKNDHRITSFGRFLRKTRIDEVPQFYNILKGDMSLIGPRPEQSFFISSLEEKIPFYSIRNVIRPGLTGWAQVNFPYAASIEEQEKKLRYDIYYIKERSLFLDFKILIKTISTVLFMKGQ